Proteins from one Sinomonas terrae genomic window:
- a CDS encoding LacI family DNA-binding transcriptional regulator, with product MSETSETESPARVPAKLVDVARHAGVSTGTVSNVLNRPGRVRADLRARVEQSIEELGFLGSRVASQLKNGRSSLIGVVLPDVGNPFWADLLRGVEQVLDRYDLTLVVASTRLDPIREQRLLEALARHRVDGLILAPARRSFQLAEVFLDRPFGVVTIDQRAPAKRWSSVALDDVKGGELAAGHLLERGYRQLVLVNCSDSASWPADRRAGVRKAIAEHGLLEADCLTEVLPAGEGTVADGFAAAEEVAQAVRGEPTGVICGNDLLALGLLRGLHDRGLRVPEDLALVGYDDVDFAAALSPGLTSVRQPSFDMGAAAARLLLSQAEGHSHHVTFEPELIPRGSSGALPMPRSPFHLH from the coding sequence TTGAGCGAGACCTCTGAGACCGAGTCACCCGCACGCGTTCCCGCCAAGCTGGTCGACGTCGCCCGCCATGCCGGTGTCTCCACCGGCACCGTCTCGAATGTCCTCAACAGGCCAGGGCGGGTGCGCGCTGACCTGAGGGCCCGGGTCGAGCAGTCGATCGAGGAACTGGGGTTCCTCGGCTCCCGTGTGGCCAGCCAGCTCAAGAACGGCCGGAGTTCCCTGATCGGCGTGGTCCTGCCCGACGTGGGGAACCCCTTCTGGGCAGACCTCCTCCGCGGAGTCGAGCAGGTCTTGGACCGCTACGACCTGACTCTCGTCGTCGCCTCGACCCGACTGGACCCAATCCGCGAGCAGAGGCTCCTCGAAGCACTCGCGCGCCACCGGGTCGACGGCCTGATCCTGGCACCCGCGCGGCGCAGCTTCCAACTGGCCGAGGTCTTCCTGGACCGTCCGTTCGGGGTTGTGACCATCGACCAGAGGGCCCCGGCTAAGCGTTGGTCGTCGGTCGCGCTCGACGACGTCAAGGGCGGAGAACTCGCGGCCGGCCACCTGCTCGAGAGAGGATACCGGCAGCTGGTCCTGGTGAACTGCTCCGATTCCGCCTCCTGGCCCGCCGACCGCCGGGCCGGAGTGAGGAAGGCGATCGCCGAGCACGGCCTCCTCGAAGCGGACTGCCTGACCGAGGTCCTCCCAGCGGGGGAGGGCACGGTGGCAGACGGCTTTGCGGCGGCGGAAGAGGTCGCCCAAGCAGTCCGCGGCGAGCCCACCGGGGTGATCTGCGGCAACGACCTGCTGGCCCTCGGGCTCCTCCGAGGCCTCCACGACCGCGGACTCCGGGTCCCCGAGGATCTGGCGCTGGTCGGATACGACGACGTGGACTTCGCGGCCGCCCTCTCGCCCGGCCTCACCTCAGTGCGCCAGCCCTCGTTCGACATGGGCGCCGCTGCGGCCCGACTGCTGCTGAGCCAGGCTGAAGGTCACAGTCACCACGTCACCTTCGAGCCAGAACTCATTCCCCGGGGGTCATCCGGCGCCCTCCCCATGCCGAGGAGCCCTTTCCACCTTCACTAA
- a CDS encoding Gfo/Idh/MocA family protein: MSHSRVLGWAILGTGKIAHAFAASLPLSETGRLVAVGSRTIESAEGFGHRFGAERCHGSYAAALEDRAVDAVYIATPHTTHAELIAQAAERGKHVLCEKPLTVNSAQAREALEVARAGRILLMEGFAFRFHPQTSRLTSLLSAGEVGEVRLVEASFGYDAGPAPRNYLLRRELAGGSILDVGCYTVAMSRLLAGLAVGRPFAEPVSITGAGCVDDEHGVDRSAAAMLSFEGGLRASVSCSIETNLESRLRVWGSSGVATLTDPWLPGRGGPAAIEVSNRHGRRVWEAQPDDGDLYATEADEVARCLDGGESPLMTPADSLGNMEALDAWRSSIGLEYGADVEGLACRP, from the coding sequence ATGAGTCACAGCAGAGTCCTGGGATGGGCCATCCTCGGCACGGGAAAGATCGCGCATGCGTTCGCGGCATCGCTGCCGCTGAGCGAGACGGGGCGTCTGGTGGCGGTCGGCAGCCGGACGATCGAGAGCGCCGAGGGGTTCGGCCACAGGTTCGGTGCAGAGCGCTGCCACGGGAGCTACGCGGCTGCGCTGGAGGACCGCGCGGTCGACGCGGTCTACATCGCCACCCCCCACACCACCCACGCCGAGCTCATCGCGCAGGCCGCCGAGCGCGGCAAGCACGTGCTCTGCGAGAAGCCCCTGACAGTCAACTCGGCGCAGGCGCGGGAGGCGCTCGAGGTTGCGAGGGCTGGGCGGATCCTGCTCATGGAGGGCTTCGCCTTCCGCTTCCATCCGCAGACGAGCCGCCTCACGTCTCTGCTGTCAGCCGGTGAGGTGGGGGAGGTCCGGCTCGTGGAAGCTTCCTTCGGCTACGACGCCGGCCCGGCCCCGCGGAACTACCTGCTGCGCCGGGAACTCGCAGGCGGCAGCATCCTGGACGTGGGCTGCTATACGGTCGCGATGAGCCGGCTCCTGGCCGGGCTGGCAGTCGGGCGCCCTTTCGCTGAACCGGTCTCCATCACGGGAGCCGGGTGCGTCGATGACGAGCACGGGGTCGACCGCAGCGCTGCGGCGATGCTCTCGTTCGAGGGCGGCCTCAGGGCCAGCGTCAGCTGCTCGATCGAGACGAACCTCGAGAGCAGGCTGCGGGTCTGGGGCTCGTCCGGCGTGGCCACCCTCACCGACCCTTGGCTGCCCGGGCGAGGTGGGCCGGCGGCGATCGAGGTGAGCAACCGACATGGCAGGCGGGTGTGGGAGGCCCAGCCGGATGACGGGGACCTCTACGCCACGGAGGCCGACGAGGTCGCCCGCTGCTTGGACGGGGGCGAATCCCCGCTGATGACACCGGCGGACTCGCTGGGGAACATGGAGGCCCTGGACGCCTGGCGGAGCAGCATCGGGCTCGAGTACGGCGCCGACGTCGAAGGACTGGCTTGCCGACCATAG
- a CDS encoding ROK family protein — translation MSRLDAADGDRGPRASSQEQVRRENLSRVLRLVHSRRRVPRAEITRATGLNRSTVADLVAELVGLGLAFESEPERANQAGRPSPVVSATRRPVAIAVHPETDALTIGAVALDGTLVQRIRYPLDLPPTPSELVERASEVIAGLGLGSDAHPPIGIGVAAPGLVRSSDGIVRLAPHLGWEDVPLASLLQEATGLPTRIANDAHVGALAEAIFGAGRGATDMVFLNGGSSGIGGGILANGRPFGGGDGYAGEFGHTLVNSAGQRCQCGARGCLETEVRPEPLLAAFGPGFRALPAGEDVGAALTPSNREAVMDEARRQLGFLAVSLRNIVNALNPQVIVLAGFLATLQAIDPGFLDRTLREQALTPPLEGAQIRAGALGSDLLMVGAAELAFGPLLDDPASQSPEGGFLRAAYARRTG, via the coding sequence GTGAGCAGATTGGATGCAGCCGACGGGGATCGAGGCCCGAGGGCCAGCAGCCAGGAGCAGGTACGCCGGGAGAACCTCTCCCGCGTCCTGCGGCTCGTCCACTCCCGCAGGCGGGTGCCCCGGGCAGAGATCACGCGGGCAACCGGACTGAACCGGTCCACCGTCGCGGACCTCGTCGCAGAGCTGGTCGGCCTCGGCCTAGCCTTCGAGTCGGAGCCGGAGCGCGCGAATCAGGCGGGCCGGCCGAGCCCGGTGGTCTCGGCGACCAGACGTCCAGTCGCCATCGCCGTCCATCCCGAGACAGACGCGCTGACCATCGGAGCTGTGGCGCTGGACGGAACCCTCGTCCAGCGGATCCGGTACCCCCTCGATCTCCCGCCGACTCCCTCGGAACTGGTGGAAAGGGCCTCCGAGGTGATCGCGGGCCTCGGGCTCGGCTCCGACGCCCATCCCCCCATCGGGATTGGCGTGGCCGCGCCCGGGCTGGTGCGGTCCTCGGATGGAATTGTGAGGCTCGCCCCCCACTTGGGATGGGAAGACGTTCCCCTTGCCTCGCTCCTCCAGGAGGCGACGGGGCTGCCGACGAGGATCGCCAATGACGCCCACGTCGGAGCCCTCGCGGAGGCCATATTCGGAGCAGGCCGGGGGGCAACCGACATGGTCTTCCTCAACGGCGGCTCCAGCGGCATCGGCGGAGGCATCCTCGCGAACGGCCGGCCGTTCGGCGGCGGAGACGGCTACGCAGGCGAGTTCGGCCACACGCTCGTCAACAGCGCGGGCCAGCGGTGCCAGTGCGGGGCGCGAGGGTGTCTGGAGACAGAAGTCCGCCCCGAACCCCTGCTGGCAGCCTTCGGCCCCGGATTCCGAGCACTTCCGGCCGGCGAAGACGTGGGTGCAGCGCTCACCCCCTCGAACAGGGAAGCAGTCATGGACGAGGCCCGCCGTCAGCTCGGCTTCCTCGCCGTCTCGCTCCGGAACATCGTCAACGCGCTCAACCCGCAGGTGATCGTGCTCGCGGGCTTCCTGGCGACGCTGCAGGCCATCGACCCAGGCTTCCTGGACCGAACGCTGCGAGAACAGGCCCTGACACCGCCTCTCGAAGGCGCCCAGATCCGTGCAGGAGCACTCGGCTCGGACCTGCTGATGGTCGGCGCTGCCGAGCTCGCCTTCGGACCGCTTCTGGACGACCCGGCCTCGCAATCCCCAGAGGGAGGATTCCTGCGGGCGGCGTACGCGCGCCGGACTGGCTAG
- a CDS encoding (Fe-S)-binding protein, giving the protein MSAQVLEGLHDASRGGALPIVCDAASCTEGLLNMQRQARENEPYRALRFVDSVDFVHRSVLPHLPVSGLLGSLALHPTCSSTQLGTNPALAEIAHAVSKEVFIPAEWGCCAFAGDRGLFHPELTDSATSGQAQEIRDGPFDAYASTNRTCELGMTKATGHPYRHVLEILEEATAPADETVSRTTS; this is encoded by the coding sequence ATGTCTGCCCAAGTACTCGAAGGACTCCACGACGCCAGCCGCGGCGGAGCCCTGCCCATCGTCTGCGACGCGGCATCGTGTACGGAGGGCCTGCTCAACATGCAACGGCAGGCCCGAGAAAACGAGCCCTACAGGGCCCTGAGGTTCGTCGACTCGGTGGACTTCGTCCACCGCTCCGTCCTACCCCACCTTCCGGTCTCCGGCCTGCTCGGCTCACTGGCCCTGCACCCGACCTGCTCCTCCACCCAGCTGGGCACCAACCCGGCCCTGGCCGAGATCGCCCACGCCGTGTCCAAAGAAGTCTTCATCCCCGCCGAGTGGGGCTGCTGCGCCTTCGCCGGAGACCGCGGCCTGTTCCACCCAGAACTCACCGACTCCGCCACCAGCGGGCAGGCCCAGGAGATCAGGGACGGGCCATTCGACGCCTATGCCTCCACCAACCGCACCTGCGAACTCGGAATGACCAAGGCCACCGGGCACCCCTACCGCCACGTCCTGGAGATCCTCGAAGAAGCCACAGCGCCAGCTGATGAGACTGTCAGCCGAACGACCTCTTGA
- a CDS encoding LacI family DNA-binding transcriptional regulator, with protein MPTIADVAVRAGVSVATAGRVLSGNGYAGRDTRAKVLLAAEELGYVPNQAARSLRQGRTRLVGLLIADMENPFYSMIAKNVEYALKSAGYHLVLCNDNDDRDEERENLLILERMGVDGLIVVPTGRNRTELERLKEKGIQIVQIDRYVPGLRCDGVVAENERVSAAAVSHLIESGHTSIGVLAGPSHLTTAKQRLLGYERALREHGIPFRPELVRTGSFTHDHAVADATELLGASPRPTAIFATNNVLAEACVTALRERGLSIPSQMSLLAFDDLPWMSLTHPPLSTVRQPVAEMARMAAELVVQRIESNAGRPNRMTFTAELVLRGSTAPPRAQDIEGRKSPAGH; from the coding sequence TTGCCGACCATAGCCGATGTCGCGGTCCGGGCAGGGGTCTCCGTCGCGACCGCCGGCAGGGTCCTCTCGGGCAACGGATACGCGGGCAGGGACACCCGGGCGAAGGTCCTCCTAGCCGCTGAGGAGCTCGGCTACGTGCCCAACCAGGCGGCCCGGAGCCTCAGGCAGGGCAGGACCCGGCTCGTCGGGCTCCTGATCGCCGACATGGAGAATCCCTTCTATTCGATGATCGCCAAGAACGTCGAGTACGCCCTCAAATCGGCCGGCTACCACCTCGTCCTGTGCAACGACAACGACGACAGGGACGAGGAGAGGGAGAACCTCCTCATTCTCGAGCGCATGGGCGTGGACGGCCTCATCGTCGTCCCGACCGGGAGGAACAGGACCGAGCTGGAGCGCCTGAAGGAGAAGGGCATCCAGATCGTCCAGATCGACAGGTACGTCCCAGGCCTGCGCTGCGACGGCGTCGTGGCCGAGAACGAGCGCGTCTCCGCCGCAGCCGTGTCCCACCTGATCGAATCCGGGCACACGAGCATCGGCGTGCTGGCCGGCCCCTCCCACCTCACCACAGCCAAGCAGCGCCTCCTCGGCTATGAGCGCGCCCTGCGGGAGCACGGGATCCCCTTCAGGCCCGAACTCGTCAGAACCGGATCCTTCACGCACGACCATGCAGTCGCCGACGCCACAGAGCTCCTCGGCGCCTCCCCGCGCCCGACGGCCATCTTCGCCACCAACAACGTCCTCGCCGAGGCCTGCGTGACCGCACTTCGGGAACGCGGGCTCAGCATCCCGTCCCAGATGTCGCTGCTTGCCTTCGACGACCTTCCCTGGATGAGCCTGACCCACCCACCGCTGAGCACAGTCCGCCAGCCCGTCGCCGAGATGGCGCGGATGGCGGCCGAGCTCGTCGTGCAGAGGATCGAGAGCAACGCAGGTAGGCCCAACAGGATGACCTTCACTGCAGAGCTCGTCCTCAGGGGCTCCACAGCGCCGCCCCGGGCCCAGGACATCGAGGGAAGAAAGTCCCCCGCAGGGCATTGA
- a CDS encoding LacI family DNA-binding transcriptional regulator — translation MEPSQSMFAAASGKRLNSRAIAAAAGVSQATVSNVLNHPDVVSPATYEKVMAVMESLDFVPNRSARDLRAGGGSALGLIVLDISNPFWGELVRGAEEVAAAKGQPVIVCSSEQSAQKEEQFLRLLESHQVSAVLIAPVAPDSPALRGARRRGTRLVFLDHADTAEDVISVGVDDVKGARMAAEHLLSEGHRQVAFVNGPRSISACRDRARGFLGAYTGAGPDARVTEISVPAMTGREGMAAVEALLEVTPAVSAVFCANDMLALGVLRGLSRRGVKVPEQVSLVGYDDSEFAEVLSPALTTVRIDPFEIGRRAARVALDLSPEEAGASPVVLEPHLIVRESVLPRQA, via the coding sequence GTGGAACCCAGCCAGAGCATGTTCGCCGCCGCGTCCGGGAAGCGGCTGAACTCCCGGGCCATTGCCGCCGCAGCGGGCGTCTCCCAGGCCACCGTCTCCAACGTCCTCAACCACCCCGACGTCGTCTCTCCGGCCACCTACGAGAAGGTCATGGCCGTGATGGAGTCCCTCGACTTCGTCCCCAACCGCTCGGCCAGGGACCTCAGGGCAGGAGGGGGCTCGGCACTGGGACTCATCGTCCTGGACATCTCCAACCCGTTCTGGGGCGAACTGGTCCGCGGCGCCGAGGAGGTCGCCGCCGCCAAGGGACAGCCGGTGATCGTCTGCAGTTCGGAGCAGTCCGCCCAGAAGGAGGAGCAGTTCCTCCGCCTCCTCGAATCCCACCAGGTCAGCGCAGTGCTCATCGCGCCGGTCGCCCCTGATTCGCCGGCGCTGCGCGGTGCCCGCCGCCGCGGGACGAGGCTGGTGTTCCTGGACCATGCGGACACGGCCGAGGACGTGATCTCGGTCGGGGTCGACGATGTTAAGGGCGCTCGGATGGCCGCAGAGCACCTCCTCTCCGAGGGCCACCGTCAGGTGGCCTTCGTGAACGGCCCGCGGAGCATCTCGGCGTGCCGCGACCGTGCGCGCGGCTTCCTCGGCGCCTACACGGGGGCCGGCCCGGACGCCCGCGTGACCGAGATCAGTGTCCCGGCCATGACGGGACGCGAAGGGATGGCGGCCGTGGAAGCACTGCTGGAGGTCACACCGGCTGTCAGCGCGGTGTTCTGCGCGAACGACATGCTTGCGCTCGGGGTTCTGCGGGGCCTGAGCCGCCGCGGGGTCAAGGTCCCGGAGCAGGTCTCGCTCGTCGGCTACGACGACAGCGAATTCGCAGAAGTCCTCTCACCCGCCCTGACCACGGTGCGCATCGACCCATTCGAAATCGGGCGCCGGGCTGCCCGGGTCGCCCTCGACCTGTCCCCGGAGGAGGCGGGCGCTTCCCCTGTAGTCCTCGAGCCGCACCTGATAGTCCGGGAATCGGTCCTGCCGAGACAAGCATGA
- a CDS encoding zinc-dependent alcohol dehydrogenase — protein MPRTAPAIAFTSPGEARLIDVQIPDPGPGEVRVRTAYSGVSQGTERWHLTGRYLGLDQDHPERNYPSFPGYQAAGIVESVGEGVSDLAVGDPVALEGTRFQDPGLTNPGPGLASHVGLLVARADAVLPLPPAVDLAEASLYRMAGVARHGARLTGIAAGETVLVLGLGMIGQMAAQAARRRGARVLAADLIDSRVEAAGKYSADVAVNSSGRDLADFIRTEAPQGADVVVDTTGNSGLFGLCVDLVRPEGRICLQGYYPDPIRIDFHATHLKRATVVFPCAWDGKDADRGIAEDLAAERLVIDPLITHRMPFDDPASAYDIVLNDPQQGLGMVFDWSRAGLE, from the coding sequence ATGCCACGCACAGCCCCAGCGATTGCCTTCACCTCCCCCGGGGAGGCCCGGCTCATCGACGTCCAGATCCCAGACCCCGGCCCGGGCGAGGTCAGGGTCCGCACGGCATACTCCGGCGTCAGCCAGGGTACCGAGCGTTGGCACCTCACCGGCCGATACCTCGGACTGGACCAGGACCACCCGGAGCGGAACTATCCGAGCTTCCCCGGCTACCAGGCAGCCGGCATCGTCGAATCGGTCGGCGAAGGCGTCAGCGACCTTGCCGTCGGGGATCCGGTGGCCCTCGAAGGGACCCGCTTCCAGGACCCGGGCCTGACCAACCCCGGCCCCGGCCTGGCCTCCCATGTCGGGCTCCTCGTCGCCCGGGCGGACGCAGTCCTGCCGCTGCCGCCCGCCGTCGACCTCGCCGAAGCCTCCCTCTACAGGATGGCCGGCGTGGCCCGGCACGGTGCCAGGCTCACCGGTATCGCCGCCGGCGAGACAGTCCTCGTCCTCGGCCTGGGCATGATCGGGCAGATGGCAGCGCAGGCCGCGCGGCGGCGCGGGGCCCGGGTGCTCGCCGCGGACCTGATCGACAGCCGAGTCGAGGCGGCCGGAAAGTACTCCGCGGACGTGGCCGTCAACAGCTCGGGCCGCGACCTCGCAGACTTCATCCGCACGGAGGCCCCCCAAGGCGCCGACGTGGTCGTCGACACCACCGGAAACAGCGGCCTCTTCGGCCTCTGCGTGGACCTCGTGCGTCCCGAGGGCAGGATCTGCCTGCAGGGCTACTACCCCGACCCCATCCGGATCGACTTCCACGCCACGCACCTCAAGCGGGCCACAGTGGTCTTCCCCTGCGCATGGGACGGGAAGGACGCCGACCGCGGCATCGCCGAAGACCTCGCCGCGGAGCGCCTCGTCATCGACCCGCTAATCACCCACAGGATGCCCTTCGACGACCCGGCGTCCGCGTACGACATCGTCCTGAACGACCCCCAGCAGGGCCTGGGCATGGTCTTCGACTGGAGCCGCGCCGGTCTGGAGTGA
- a CDS encoding DUF4432 family protein → MRVGRESYSRQQVERLVGDLRQLADVAPFAFTDGPARGMRGLALRLVGGFSFDVLLDRGMDIGHASVGGEPLSWRSPRGPVAPAFAEHTGSGWTRTFGGGLLTTCGMMSIGAASRDGEELGLHGRVASLPAESVSHRWEWSGDELDIVVGGRVVETDLGGPTLERHRAIRARAGAPVLRIEDTVTNTGSVDAPHMYRYHANFGFPFIRPGDVMDLGGALAGWRADAPPAGEAWNRILEPSPGAREEVLYVETNHPADAGTATVRRAGAEHPHLTLEWRHETMPVLVVWKFPRARTNVLGLEPSTARDEGRPAARARGEVITLKPGDSRTYTLTITANKGHS, encoded by the coding sequence GTGCGGGTAGGCCGAGAGAGCTACTCGCGCCAGCAGGTCGAGCGTCTGGTCGGCGACCTCCGGCAGCTCGCCGACGTCGCCCCTTTCGCCTTCACGGACGGGCCGGCCCGCGGCATGAGGGGTTTGGCACTCCGCCTGGTCGGAGGCTTCAGCTTCGATGTGCTCCTCGATCGCGGAATGGACATCGGCCACGCCTCGGTGGGGGGAGAGCCCCTGTCCTGGCGCTCCCCGAGAGGGCCCGTAGCGCCAGCATTCGCCGAGCACACCGGATCGGGCTGGACCCGGACGTTCGGCGGTGGCCTCCTGACCACGTGCGGAATGATGAGCATCGGTGCCGCCTCCCGGGACGGGGAAGAGCTCGGCCTCCACGGCAGGGTCGCGAGCCTCCCAGCCGAAAGCGTCTCCCATCGTTGGGAATGGAGCGGCGACGAACTGGACATCGTGGTCGGAGGCCGTGTCGTCGAGACCGACCTCGGCGGGCCGACGCTGGAACGGCACCGCGCCATCCGCGCCCGTGCCGGCGCCCCCGTCCTCCGCATCGAGGACACCGTCACCAACACCGGCTCCGTGGACGCACCGCACATGTACCGCTACCACGCCAACTTCGGCTTCCCATTCATCCGCCCCGGAGACGTCATGGATCTGGGAGGTGCCCTTGCCGGATGGCGGGCAGATGCGCCCCCCGCGGGCGAAGCGTGGAACCGCATCCTCGAGCCATCCCCTGGGGCCCGCGAGGAAGTCCTCTACGTCGAGACGAACCACCCCGCAGACGCGGGCACAGCCACGGTCCGGCGTGCAGGTGCCGAGCACCCGCACCTGACCCTCGAATGGCGCCACGAGACCATGCCCGTGCTGGTGGTCTGGAAGTTCCCCCGAGCCCGCACCAATGTCCTCGGGCTCGAACCCTCCACCGCCAGAGACGAAGGGCGCCCTGCAGCACGGGCCCGAGGCGAGGTCATCACCCTCAAGCCCGGCGACTCCCGCACCTACACCCTCACCATCACAGCGAACAAAGGACACTCCTGA